The following coding sequences are from one uncultured Bacteroides sp. window:
- a CDS encoding C1 family peptidase produces the protein MNKRLITVFVLGSVLFSAQAQQKDGSITDEMLQEIKLSYKNSPADKAIRNAIGGTDIRKLALNQENMKGIDSYFSNRVESKGITNQELSGRCWLFTGLNVLRAKVIAKYGMGSFEFSQTYIFFWDQLEKSNLFLQVIIDTANKPLDDKMVEWLFKNPLSDGGQFTGVSDLVTKYGLVPKEIMPETNSSDNTSRMATLLSLKLREFGLDLRDRFSKGEGKVVLEKEKTKMLGTIYRMLVLNLGIPPTEFTWTRKDSRGIPVDTERYTPKSFFKKYVNQDLKNSYIMLMNDPSREYYKTYEIDYDRHCYDGKNWTYVNLPIDDIKQMAITSIKDSTMMYFSCDVGKYLNLDRGLLDLKNYDYESLMGTTFGMSKSQRIQTFASGSSHAMTLMAVDLDRDGKAHKWMVENSWGADKGYKGHLIITDKWFDEYMFRLVVQKKYATSKVLEILKQKPIRLPAWDPMFASEE, from the coding sequence ATGAATAAACGACTTATTACGGTATTTGTTTTGGGGAGTGTCTTATTTTCTGCGCAAGCGCAACAAAAAGACGGAAGCATTACTGATGAAATGCTTCAGGAAATTAAGTTGAGTTATAAAAATAGTCCTGCTGATAAAGCTATTCGTAACGCTATAGGCGGTACTGATATTCGCAAACTAGCTCTTAATCAGGAGAATATGAAAGGTATTGATTCTTATTTCTCTAATAGAGTAGAATCTAAAGGTATCACTAATCAAGAGTTATCTGGGCGTTGTTGGCTATTCACGGGGCTTAATGTATTGAGAGCTAAAGTTATAGCCAAATATGGTATGGGGAGTTTTGAATTTTCACAGACGTATATTTTTTTCTGGGATCAATTGGAAAAATCAAACCTCTTTTTGCAAGTAATAATAGATACAGCGAATAAGCCTCTGGATGATAAAATGGTGGAATGGCTTTTTAAAAATCCATTAAGTGATGGTGGTCAATTTACAGGTGTTTCTGATCTAGTTACTAAATATGGATTGGTGCCTAAAGAGATAATGCCTGAAACGAATAGTAGTGACAATACATCTCGTATGGCAACATTGCTTTCGCTAAAACTCAGGGAGTTTGGATTGGATCTGCGTGATAGATTCTCAAAAGGAGAGGGGAAAGTTGTTTTAGAAAAGGAAAAGACTAAGATGCTGGGTACCATATATCGCATGCTTGTACTTAATCTAGGAATACCTCCAACTGAGTTTACATGGACTCGTAAAGATTCTAGAGGAATACCTGTTGATACAGAAAGATATACTCCTAAATCATTTTTTAAAAAGTATGTAAATCAAGATTTAAAGAATAGTTATATTATGCTTATGAATGATCCTAGTCGTGAGTATTATAAAACGTATGAGATTGATTATGATCGTCATTGTTATGATGGCAAGAATTGGACTTATGTGAACTTGCCTATAGATGATATAAAGCAAATGGCTATTACTTCAATAAAGGATAGTACAATGATGTATTTTTCTTGTGATGTAGGTAAATACTTGAATTTGGATCGCGGTTTGTTGGATTTGAAAAACTATGATTATGAGTCTTTGATGGGGACAACTTTTGGCATGAGTAAGAGCCAAAGAATACAGACTTTCGCTAGTGGTTCATCTCACGCAATGACTTTAATGGCTGTTGATTTGGATAGAGATGGTAAGGCTCATAAATGGATGGTTGAAAATAGTTGGGGCGCTGATAAAGGCTATAAAGGGCATCTGATTATAACGGACAAATGGTTTGATGAATATATGTTTCGTCTAGTGGTTCAGAAAAAATATGCAACCTCTAAAGTTCTTGAAATCTTAAAACAAAAACCTATTCGTTTGCCTGCATGGGATCCTATGTTTGCTTCTGAAGAATAG
- a CDS encoding glycosyltransferase family 1 protein codes for MKIAIEAQRIFRKKKHGMDFVALESIRELQKIDTKNEYFIFVSPGPDRCLSESKNVHIIELKCPSYPLWEQIALPYAIHKLKPDLLHCTSNTAPLVCSVPLILTLHDIIFLEQRQSSNLSWYQEMGWYYRRIIVPHILYKCKKIITVSKFECNRIHTTLQLPQEVLTVVYNGYSPSFSPNKKDRSITLKYIQSEGYLFFLGNTDPKKNTVGVLKAYYVYLQQSTQKRSLLIADLKEEIIDSILIKEGIEKIKSHLIFPGYIPNKDLIALYNGAFAFLYPSLRESFGIPMLEAMACGIPIITSNTSAMPEIAGEDSLLVNPFNIQEIADCLLQLEQDKELYKKQVDYGLIRTKLFSWESTANKLLKIYKDILPCK; via the coding sequence ATGAAAATAGCTATTGAAGCACAACGAATTTTTCGAAAAAAAAAACATGGTATGGACTTTGTTGCTTTGGAAAGCATCCGAGAATTACAAAAAATAGACACTAAAAATGAATATTTTATATTCGTAAGTCCAGGTCCAGATCGTTGTCTAAGCGAATCTAAGAACGTACATATAATCGAATTAAAGTGCCCTTCTTATCCGCTTTGGGAACAAATAGCTTTACCTTATGCTATACATAAGCTTAAACCTGATTTATTACACTGCACAAGTAACACAGCACCTCTAGTATGCTCCGTGCCATTAATATTAACATTACATGATATTATTTTTTTAGAACAGCGTCAATCATCAAACCTATCTTGGTATCAAGAAATGGGATGGTATTATCGCCGTATTATTGTGCCGCACATATTATATAAATGCAAAAAAATAATAACTGTATCCAAATTTGAATGTAATCGTATACATACTACTCTTCAGCTTCCTCAAGAAGTATTAACCGTTGTTTATAATGGTTATAGTCCCTCTTTTTCGCCCAATAAAAAAGATAGGTCTATCACCCTAAAATATATTCAATCTGAAGGGTATCTATTCTTTCTCGGTAATACCGATCCTAAAAAAAACACAGTTGGTGTACTCAAAGCATATTATGTATACCTTCAACAGTCTACCCAAAAACGCTCACTTCTAATTGCTGACTTAAAAGAAGAAATTATAGACAGTATTCTTATAAAAGAGGGTATTGAAAAGATTAAATCTCATTTAATCTTTCCTGGATATATCCCTAACAAAGATCTAATAGCACTTTACAATGGGGCATTTGCATTCTTATATCCTTCATTACGCGAAAGTTTTGGTATCCCTATGTTAGAAGCAATGGCGTGTGGAATTCCCATTATAACAAGTAACACTTCTGCTATGCCTGAAATAGCAGGTGAAGATTCCTTACTCGTTAATCCATTTAATATTCAAGAAATAGCCGACTGTCTATTACAGTTAGAGCAAGATAAAGAACTTTATAAAAAACAAGTGGACTATGGCTTGATACGCACAAAATTATTTTCATGGGAGTCAACAGCAAATAAGCTATTAAAGATCTACAAAGATATATTACCCTGTAAATGA
- a CDS encoding glycosyltransferase family 2 protein, with protein sequence MQIAEMIIFWLMAMSVIYLFVFTLASKFYSKQERQQINKLNKFAVLFPAYREDKVIIQSIYSFLKQDYPSDKYEIIVISDQMKDSTNEELSLFPIRLLIADYKESSKAKAMKLAIEATLHEQYDMIIIMDADNITTPDFLHEINQARNKGLKAIQAHRVAKNSDTNIAILDAISEEINNSIFRKGHVTLGFSSALIGSGMALDATWFRNNVKLLQTTGEDKELEILLLKDNIYIEYLNHLLVFDEKIQKKESLKNQRQRWVTAQFESLTSALPYFPKALFTGNFDYCDKIIQWMLPPRIVLVFILFVFGCLTSFIRLEASFKWWMLFAALIFTLILAIPRQHFNKKTLKAITQIPSLTFIMLSNIMKSKTVDKKFIHTDHGN encoded by the coding sequence ATGCAAATAGCTGAAATGATAATTTTCTGGTTGATGGCTATGTCAGTAATTTATTTATTTGTATTTACTCTTGCTTCAAAATTTTATAGCAAACAAGAACGTCAACAAATCAATAAACTAAATAAATTTGCTGTTTTGTTTCCAGCATACAGAGAGGATAAAGTTATTATACAGTCTATCTATTCTTTTTTGAAGCAAGATTATCCATCCGATAAATATGAAATAATAGTTATTTCAGATCAAATGAAAGACTCTACAAACGAAGAGCTAAGTCTATTCCCTATCCGATTGCTAATAGCTGATTATAAAGAAAGCTCCAAAGCCAAAGCAATGAAGCTTGCCATAGAAGCCACTTTACATGAACAATATGATATGATTATTATCATGGATGCTGATAATATTACTACTCCCGACTTTTTACATGAAATAAATCAAGCTCGCAATAAAGGTTTAAAAGCAATTCAAGCCCACCGCGTAGCAAAGAATAGTGATACAAATATTGCAATTCTTGATGCAATAAGTGAAGAAATTAATAATTCGATATTCCGTAAAGGACATGTAACTCTCGGCTTTTCATCAGCCTTAATTGGCTCAGGAATGGCTTTGGACGCCACTTGGTTCAGAAATAATGTGAAGTTATTACAAACTACAGGTGAAGACAAAGAACTTGAAATTTTATTACTCAAAGATAATATATATATCGAATATCTGAATCATCTACTAGTATTCGACGAGAAAATACAAAAAAAAGAAAGTTTAAAGAATCAGCGCCAGCGTTGGGTGACAGCGCAATTTGAATCACTTACTTCAGCTTTACCCTACTTCCCAAAGGCGTTATTTACCGGTAACTTTGATTATTGTGACAAAATAATTCAGTGGATGTTACCACCTAGAATCGTATTAGTGTTTATTCTTTTTGTATTTGGTTGTCTAACAAGCTTTATTCGTTTAGAAGCAAGCTTCAAATGGTGGATGTTATTTGCAGCCTTAATTTTCACATTAATATTAGCTATACCACGACAACATTTCAATAAAAAAACATTAAAAGCAATAACACAAATACCATCATTAACTTTTATTATGCTAAGCAACATAATGAAATCAAAGACAGTAGACAAAAAATTTATCCATACAGATCATGGTAATTAA
- a CDS encoding O-antigen ligase family protein — MLLIYLLWLVFCVAEIMNPNNVQEAWDIAIPQYAVYPIVCAILVPVYIKKTRNIEYLLIIWSIFILIFAAKGYWQKNHGFNSRELYFLYVLGGAKTHFIWSGIRFFSFFSDAANFGVHMAMAATCYTISLFYIKNNWLKLYFVAVIIASIYGMGISGTRAAMAIPLGGLALFIILSYNWRIFLLGLIAFLSIFIFFRYTEIGDDNQYVHKMRTAFAPTEDASYMVRIENRKKIREYMANKPFGYGIGLGSKAERFKPKELIATPPDSWLVNVWTDTGIVGLIFFFILHITLFALCAWNLRFKINDNQLKGLLTAWLCVNAGFFIAAYANDVMQYPNSIILYTGFALCFAGPHIDKSIEK; from the coding sequence ATGCTGCTAATCTATTTACTTTGGTTAGTATTTTGTGTCGCTGAAATAATGAATCCCAACAACGTACAAGAAGCATGGGACATAGCTATTCCCCAATATGCTGTTTATCCTATTGTATGTGCTATATTGGTCCCTGTTTATATCAAGAAAACTCGCAACATAGAATACCTACTTATCATCTGGTCCATTTTTATTCTTATCTTTGCAGCAAAAGGCTATTGGCAAAAGAACCATGGGTTCAATTCTCGTGAACTATACTTCTTGTATGTCTTAGGTGGTGCAAAGACACATTTTATCTGGTCTGGTATACGGTTCTTTTCTTTTTTTAGTGACGCAGCTAATTTTGGTGTACACATGGCTATGGCGGCTACTTGCTATACCATCTCCTTATTTTATATAAAAAATAATTGGTTAAAGCTATATTTTGTTGCTGTCATCATTGCTAGTATATATGGCATGGGAATATCAGGGACACGGGCTGCTATGGCTATTCCCTTAGGAGGGCTAGCTTTATTTATAATACTTTCTTACAACTGGAGAATTTTTTTACTAGGCCTGATTGCATTCCTTTCCATTTTTATATTCTTCAGGTATACAGAGATAGGAGATGATAACCAGTATGTCCACAAGATGCGAACAGCTTTTGCTCCTACAGAAGATGCTTCTTATATGGTACGTATTGAAAATAGAAAGAAAATAAGAGAATATATGGCAAATAAACCCTTCGGCTATGGCATCGGATTAGGAAGTAAAGCCGAACGTTTTAAGCCCAAGGAATTAATTGCTACCCCACCTGATTCATGGTTGGTTAATGTATGGACAGATACAGGTATTGTAGGCTTAATCTTTTTTTTCATATTACATATCACATTATTTGCACTATGTGCATGGAATTTAAGATTTAAAATTAATGATAACCAACTTAAAGGTCTACTTACAGCTTGGCTATGCGTCAATGCAGGTTTCTTTATTGCAGCATATGCAAATGATGTAATGCAATATCCCAACTCTATCATACTTTATACAGGTTTTGCACTTTGCTTTGCAGGCCCTCATATAGATAAGTCAATAGAAAAATAA
- a CDS encoding TolC family protein — MQAQDTEINDYSNLKPEDCTNITLPPLHVLFENAKQSAVYELAAVKEKVEQRLLKKEKRAWLGFFSIRGSYQYGMLGNDASYSDIITPVVKTYTTQAQKSYTVGGGVSIPLDDLFDLQARVRRQKLNVRSAELEKKAKFDELKREIIILYTTATAQSNILKLRAEALILSNAQYAITEKKFSNGTVDSSTLSVEKERQSNTLESFEKTKFELIKNLMTLELITHTPILK, encoded by the coding sequence ATGCAAGCACAAGATACAGAAATAAATGATTACTCAAATCTCAAACCTGAGGATTGCACAAACATAACTTTACCGCCACTTCATGTATTATTTGAAAATGCCAAACAAAGTGCTGTTTATGAATTAGCAGCTGTAAAGGAAAAAGTAGAACAACGTTTACTCAAAAAAGAAAAACGTGCATGGTTAGGTTTTTTTAGTATAAGAGGTAGTTATCAATATGGAATGCTCGGGAACGATGCCAGTTACTCAGATATAATCACTCCAGTTGTTAAGACTTATACTACCCAAGCTCAAAAAAGCTATACTGTAGGAGGTGGCGTAAGCATACCTTTGGATGATCTATTCGATCTCCAAGCGCGAGTCAGACGTCAAAAATTAAATGTACGCAGCGCAGAACTGGAAAAGAAAGCGAAGTTTGATGAGCTAAAAAGAGAGATCATCATATTATACACCACAGCAACAGCTCAATCCAATATATTAAAGCTACGTGCAGAAGCTCTTATTTTATCCAATGCTCAATATGCCATTACCGAAAAAAAATTTTCTAATGGTACAGTCGATTCAAGCACTTTATCTGTAGAAAAAGAGCGGCAGTCTAATACTCTAGAAAGTTTTGAAAAAACTAAATTTGAACTTATTAAAAATTTAATGACCCTTGAACTAATCACTCATACTCCTATCCTTAAATAA